In the genome of Natronorubrum daqingense, the window GGCGACTCCTCCGACCCTGACAACGTGGACGTCTACACGAACGAGGAGAAGGTGCGCAAGGCCATGCGCGCTCGCGTGCTCAACCCCGATTGGCTCGAGTCGATGGAAGAACACGGCTACAAGGGTGCGGGAGACCTCTCGACGACGGTCGACGTGACCCTCGGCTGGGACGCCACGACGGGCGTCGTCAGCGACACGCTCTGGGCGGAAGTCGCCGAGAAGTTCGCCTTCGACGAGGATCGCCAGGAGTGGATGCGCGACGTGAATCCGTGGGCGCTCGAGTCCATCACGGACACCCTTCTCGAGGCCGTCGAACGCGACCTCTGGGACGCCGACGAGGAGACCGTCGACCGACTTCGGGATCTCAACCTGAGCGTCGAGGGCGATCTCGAGGCCAGAACGACAAACGAGGTCGTCGGCGCGGAGGTGACGAACGATGACTGAGGGTGAGCGACTCAAAACCGACGGCGGCCAGGAGTACGAGCGGGAGTACGCCGACCTCGGAGCCACGACCCAGAACGCGATGGATATCGCTGAGACGAGCATGGACATCGTCCGGCAGTTCGTTCCCGACGAGACGCTGGGCGACCGCATCCGCCAGAAGTCGGTCCACTCGATGGGCGACATCGAGTTCCAGCACCTGATCGAATTTACGGGGAGTGACGACCTCGGCGACGACGAAGACGCGCCAGTTCGTGCCGGCGCGAGGGCCGTCCTCGAGGAGTCGACCATCGTCACCGACATCACGATGTCCAAAGCCGGCATTACAGGGAGAGGCCACGACTGCGAGAAGCGCAAGGCAATCGGCAACGGCGCCGAACTGGCGAAAGAGACGGGGATGACCCGAACGGCCGCATCAGTGCTCGAACTCGACAAGCAGGGCGTCTACGACGGCTCGATTGCCGTGGTTGGCAACGCGCCGACGGCCGCGTTCGCGCTCGCGGACTGTATCGAAAACGGCACCAGGCCCGCCGCCGTCGTCGCCACCCCCGTCGGCTTCGTCAAGGCCGAGGAGAGCCGACAGCGCATCCGCGAGATCAGCGAGGAGTTCGACGTACCGGCGATCACGAACGTCGGCCGTCGCGGCGGCAGCGGACTGGCGGCCGCGCTGACGAACGAACTGATTCACGTCGCGAAAGACGTGCGGACTGACGAACTCGAGTTGGAACTAACGGCCGACGAGCGGGGCGATCAAAACGGCGGACACGAGGACGGCGAGGACGCATGAGCGGCGAGTACGACCTCGAGTCGGGGCCGGACCCGGCGACGTTCGCGGCCGGGACGGCGGAGCCGGATATCGACGAGGGGAGCGACGACCCGGTCTACGCCGTGGGCGTCGGCCCCGGGAATCAGGAGTTCCTCACGCCTCGAGGGCGGCGCGCGATTCGCGAGGCGGACGTCGTCGTCGGCTTTACGACCGTCGTCGAGTTCGTCGAGGACCTGACCGACGCCGACTTGCTGACCTGTGGCTACAAGGACGAAGCGGAGGCCCTCGAGACGTTCGGCGAGCGCGTCGCAGCGGGCGAGTCGGGCACCGCCGTCGCGATGGGCGACCCGAACCACTCGGGCTACCAGTTCGTCGGGAAGGTACAGGACGCGGTCGAGCGAGAGGACCTGGATACTCCGGTTCGCGTCGTTCCCGGCATCTCCTCGATCCAGTTGGCCGCCAGTCGTGCTCGAACGCCGATGGAAGACACCGAGTTCGTGACCTTACACAAGAGCGGCGACCTCGAGGCCGATATGGACCGGTTAGCCGGCGCTGTCGTGACGGACGGCCGGCATCTGCTCGCGTTGCCCCGACCCTACGATCGAATGCCCGGCGACCTCGCCCGGTTCCTGCTCGAGGAAGGGGCCGACCCGGAACTCGAGGCGCTGGTGCTCGAGAAGTTGACCCACGAGGACGAGACGATTCACCGGTTTACCCTGGCGGAGCTGTCGGCACACGCGGGCGGGGACGGCCCCGAGGAGACGCCGTTTTCGGATCTGGTCGTACTCGCCGTTCGCCAGCCGGTGTAGTCGATAGTCGGTTGTCTTTCGCCGATCGTCGTTCGTCGTTCGTCGGTCGGCAGGGTCGGGAGAAAACGCATCTGACGACGGTATGTTCGGGTTTCGTCTATTCTATTCCGAGATGGGTTCGACGCGGAAGACGTAGTCGTCGTACGCACCGTCGAGGTTCGCCGGACTCTCCTCGTCGGTGTGACCTCGGCAGAGTTCGGCTCGGGCCTCGACGGCACCGTGGCCGGTCTCTTCCTGGTAGCGCTCGAGGACGACGAAATTCGCCGGTTCGTCGCACCCGCGTCGGTGACACTGGCGAGGCGAGTCCGAAGCGCCGCCGTCCGGGCGAAGGGCAGCCGTTGCGTGCCGTTCGGCGGTCATCCCAGGTGTCTCGGCTCGGTCGTCGGTCTCACCCGTCATATCGGAGTAGACGGGAAGGGGCGGGATAACGCTGTGGCCGGATCTCGAGCGGTCGTCCGACGCCGCGGATCTGCGGCCGTCGTCTGAGCGGACACCGAATCGAAATTGCGATCGTCGCTACTCGTCTTGGCTGTGTTCGTGAAGGACCGTCGAGACGGTGGTGAGGACCTCTTCGATGGCGACGTCGTGCGTCTTTCGAAGGTCCCCGTCTTGGGCCTCACTGAGGTGTCGAATCGCCTCTCGAAGGTGGTGCTCGGTTTCCTGATCAGCGTGTTCAGTCATAGGGACCAGCGAGGACGACGTAACGGACTCGAGTGGTTAAGTTCGTTGGTGGGGGAGATCAGCGGGGTCGATGGCCAGGGAGATCAGCGGGGTCGATGGCCAGGGAGATCAGCGGGGTCGATGGCCAGGGAGATCAGCGAGGGTAATGGCCGCGTGGTTAGTCGAGGGCGTCGCGAACAGCCGCCGTCCGCTCCGAAAACGTTGCGTCGTCGAGCACCGGCGTTGCCGACTCGAGGGACACGTCGACAGCCTCCACGAGGGAGATCCAGGCCCGACAGCCACGATAACTGCCTTGTTCCTCGATGAGGCGAGGGGACTCGAGTTCGCTCACTCGAAGTACCAGTACGCGGAGGTCGTCGTCTGGGTCGTACTTGTCTCGCAGGCCTTCAGGAGTGTAGACGTAGTGTCTGGCGAGAGCCTCGAGGTCGTCACTCGAGACGGCGTGCTCCTCGCAAACCTCGGCGACGGCTCGAATTGGGACTCCCGCGTCTGGCTTTGTACTCGCACGATGGTAGTAACCTTCGTACCGAGACTGGTACCGAGCCGGCTCCTGATGGCTGTAGGAGGGGTACAACACGAACGGCTCGTCGATCGTTCCCGGATCGAGCGTCGGGTGGCGAACGAGTACCGTCTGAGTGCCCTCGAGCAGCGCGTTCACGACGCCGGCGCGCTCTTTCAGTGCGGGTCTCGCGTCGGTCGTCGCGGTCCGTGTGTCGGTATCGTTCATAGCTGATATCCGGGTGCAGGCGGCCGACCCCCAACTCGATTTCGGTCCCGCCCCGCAGTCGAGACGACGCTGCCAGCACCGACGGATTCAAGTTCAGTTGTCCGAACGAAACCAGTAATGAACGGATTCGTCCTCGGCGGTGTCAGCTCCGGTGTCGGGAAAACGGTCGCGACGCTCTCTATCGTCCAAGCACTCGAGGACGCGGGCTATTCGGTACAGCCGGCGAAAGCCGGGCCTGACTTCATCGATCCGAGCCACCACGAGGCAATTGCAGGTCGGCCCTCACGAACGCTCGACTTGTGGCTCTGCGGGGAGGACGGTCTCGAGCGGAACTACCAGCGCGGCGAGGGAGACATTTGTGTCGTCGAGGGCGTGATGGGACTCTACGACGGCGACGGCTCGAGCACGGCGATGGTCGCCGAGGCGCTCGACGTTCCCGTCGTGCTCGTCGTCGACGCGAAGGCGGGCATGGAAAGCGTGGCTGCGACGGCGCTGGGGTTCCAACAGTACGCCGACGCCGCCGGTCGAGACATCGAGGTGGCCGGTATCGTCGCCCAGCGCGCGCACGGCGGTCGCCACGAGCAGGGGATTCGCGACGCGCTTCCGGACGATCTCGAGTTCTTCGGGCGGATCCCGCCGAACCCCGACCTCGAGATTCCGGATCGGCACCTGGGCCTCGAGATGGGCGAGGAAGCCGCGCTGCCGCGAGAGGCGCTCCGGGAGGCCGCGGGGACGCTCGAGGCGGAACGACTGGCCGCGATGGCGAGCGAACCGGCCCCACCCGAGACGCCCTCGGAATCGAGACCGTCGGTCGACGCGCGCGTCGCCGTCGCCGACGACGCGGCCTTTTGCTTTCGGTATCCCGCGACGCTCGAGCGATTCCGCGAGCGAGCGGAACTCGTGACGTTCTCGCCGGTTGCGGGTGATCCGGTGCCCGAGTGTGACGGCGTTTACCTGCCCGGCGGGTATCCCGAACTCCACGCGGAGGCGCTCGAGTCGGCGGGGACGCTCTCGGAACTCGGCAGGCGGGCGAGCGAAGGACTCCCCGTTCTCGGCGAGTGTGGCGGGCTGATGGCGATGAGCCAGTCGCTGACGACTGTCGAGGGCGAGAGCCACGAGATGGCGGGCATCCTCCCCGCGGACGTCACCATGCACGAGCGCTATCAGGCGCTGGATCACGTCGAACTCGAGGCGAGTACGGGAACGCTGACTGCACCAGCAGGCGAGACGATCCGCGGTCACGAGTTCCACTACTCGAGTGCGTCGGTCGACGCCGACGCCCGCTTCGCGTTCGAGACGGTTCGCGGCGACGGTATCGACGGCGAACACGACGGGCTACTGGAGTACGATTCGCTGGGAACCTACGTCCACGTCCACGCCGAGAGCGGCGCGTTCGATCGGTTTCTCGAGGCACTCGACGCGTAATCGACCGGCGGAACAACTCGTTTGAACCGACCAAGTGTTTCTTCCGTAACAGTAATGAGGAACTGTCTGGTGGTAGAAGTATGCCAATTGAGTACAGTAACCGTGAGAAGTCCTACGAGCTCTACCGAAAGGGCAAGCAGGAGGGAACCTGGGACCCGGATCACTACGACCTCGAGGACGACAAGGAAGACTGGGAACAGTTCAGTGAAGCCGAACAGAACCGGTTTCTGGCGACCTGTGCCGGCTTTTACGACGGCGAAGAGGACGTTACGCGAACGCTCGCGCCGTACATGATGGCCCTCGACGCGCTCGACAACGACGAGATGCCCTTCGACACCGTCCAGGAGGAGATGTATCTGGCCCAGCAGGTTTACGAGGAGGCCAAACACACGGACCTGTTCAGTCGGTACTTCGAGGAGGTCTTCGGGACGCAGAATACCGATCCCTACCGCGAAGGGGGCTACCAAGAACACGGATACAGCACTGACAACCTGTACGACACCGCTGACGAACTGCTGGCGGCGATCAACAGCGGCGACCAGCAGGAACTGGTCTACTCGCTCGGCGAAGCCTACCTGAACTACATGGGCATCGTCGAGGCGCAACTCGCTCGCAGCGGTTACCTCTCGTTCGACCAGATGATCGATTTGAAGGCCAAAGAGATGGGCCGGGATATCGTCCTCGAGTCGTTCCAGGAGTCGATCGGAAAGGTCCGACAGGACGAGACGCGACACATCGAGAACGGGCGCTGGGTAATGAAACAACTCGCCATCGCCGAACCCGATATCGTCCAGGACGTCTACGAACCCCGAATCGAGGAGTACGTCGAGAACCGCCTGCTCGCGGACGTGCCGATGGAGATGCCCTTCGAGGGCTACGATCAGGCCAAAATCGGCAAGCAGACGACACAGTACCTGCAGGATACGATCGACTACATCGGTCGCGAGCGCTTCGAGGAGTACAGCGACGTCAGGCAGGTCGTGCAGACGGCACGCGCCGCGGACTGATCGACCCGTCTCGTTTCTCCCCAGCAATACTACCTACTTCGAGCGACAGCGGCACATGGTTAACTAGCTACTCCGATTGTGCTACTGCAACCACACTTTGACAATGTAGCTTGTTCTACCACAAACAAAATTGTTTTAGGAGAGGCCTCTGTTCACTCAGGTGATGCCACCCATCGCGCTCCCACACGACGCGAAGGCCGGACCCACCAAACCAGAGGTCCGCGCCGTCGTCCACTCGAAGCTCGCACTCGAGGACGACGACCACTTTGCGGAGGTCGGCTCCTGTACGGGAGCCATCACGATCGACGCCGCACGCAGAGCCGGAGACGTGACGGCCCTCGAGCGAAAGGCCGAGCGACTCGAGACGACGGAAAAGAACCTCGCGGCGAACGAGGAGTCGCTCCGAGCGGACGTCGAACTCCGAAACGCAGAAGCTCCGGAGGGATTGCCGGACGACGCTGACGCCCTCTTTCTGGGCGGCAGCCGGAACTTCGAGGCCGTTCTCGATCACGCCGTCGACACCGAGGTCGACCGAATCGTGATGAACGTCTCGCGACTCGAGGTCGCGGGGAAGGCGACGGAAGCCTTCCGCGAACGCGACATTCTCGAGGAAGTCGTCCAGTTTCAGGTGAGTCACGGCTACGAACTCGCCGGCGCGACGAGTTTCGACTCGGAGAATCCGGTGTACATGCTGGTCGGAAGCGCAACGGCGGATTCGGACGGCGAGACGGAAGCCGAGTACCAGGGTGAGAACCAGTGACACTCTACGGCGTTGGACTCGGCCCCGGTGAGGCCGACCTCGTAACCGTTCGCGGGAAGCAGGTGCTCGAGGAGGCCGACGTGGTCTACTCGCCGGGTCGCCTCTCGCGAAGCGTCGCCTTAGCGCACGTCGACGAGTCGAAAATCGGGGATCTGGATTTCCCGATGACGAAAGACGAGGAGAAGCTTCGCGCGGCGTGGAAGGAGGCCGCGGCGGAGATCGCGCCAAACGCACGCGAGGGCAACGTCGCCTTCGTCACGCTGGGTGATCCGAACGTCTACTCGACCTTCGGGCACCTGCGCCGGACGATCGACGCCTTCCATCCCGACGTCGAGTTGGAGATCGTCCCCGGCGTCAGTGCGGTGACGGCCTTCGCGACCGCGATGGGCGTCGAGATCGAAGCCGGCGCGGGACTCTCGCTTCGCGAGGCCGCGAACGGCCACAGCCCGACGGGCCCGGATCGAATGATCTGCTTCAAGGTCACCGACGCGCCGGCGACCCACGAGGGGCTCCTCGAGGCGGGTTACGACGTGACCTACGGCCGTCGGCTGTTCATGGAGCAAGGAGAGACGCTGGTGACGGACGATCCCGAGGATATCGACGAACGCGATTACTACACGTTGGCGTACGCGGTGAAGGAGGATCTCGAGGTCGAGCAGGCGACGGCTGCCTTCGAGGCGGAGGCCGAAAGCAGCGAGCGTGGCGCGAGCGAGGACGAATCGACCGCGAGCGAGGAGCCGTTGGCAGACGGCGGAGCAGTAGTGACGGAAGAAATCGCCGAGGGTTGCACCCACGGCGACTGTGGAGGCCACTGAGAATGACGGAGACAACTACGAACGACGACGCTGCGAGACCGGTTGCAACGGATGGTGGCGACGACCCCCAGCAGGCGATCGACGCGCAGGGCGAACGTCGCCGCGAGGAACTGGACGACCGAATTTTCGAACACAACGCCGGCGACGAACAGGAGGGAATTCCCTTCGTCGGCGCTGGCCCCGGCAACCCGCGGCTGCTGACGGTGGCCGGGAAGGAACTGCTCGAGAGGGCAGACCTCGTCGTTCACGCGGGGTCGCTGGTCAACAGCGAACTGCTCGAGGAGTACTGCGCCCACGCCGAACTCGTGAACTCCGTGGGGAAGGACCTCGAGGAACTGATCCCGTTGATGCGAGATTCCTACGAAGAGGGCGAAAACGTCGTCCGTCTGCACAGCGGCGATCCCGCGATCTACGGGGCCGCCCTCGAGCAGATGGACGCCTTAGAACACGAGGACGTCCCGACCTACTTCGTTCCCGGCGTAACGTCTGCGTTTGCAGCCAGCGCGACGCTGCGGACCCAACTGACGCTGAACGAGGTGTCGAACCACGTTGCGTTCACCCGGCCACAGGGCAAGACCCTGACCGAGGAGGAAGACC includes:
- a CDS encoding cobalt-factor II C(20)-methyltransferase, yielding MTLYGVGLGPGEADLVTVRGKQVLEEADVVYSPGRLSRSVALAHVDESKIGDLDFPMTKDEEKLRAAWKEAAAEIAPNAREGNVAFVTLGDPNVYSTFGHLRRTIDAFHPDVELEIVPGVSAVTAFATAMGVEIEAGAGLSLREAANGHSPTGPDRMICFKVTDAPATHEGLLEAGYDVTYGRRLFMEQGETLVTDDPEDIDERDYYTLAYAVKEDLEVEQATAAFEAEAESSERGASEDESTASEEPLADGGAVVTEEIAEGCTHGDCGGH
- the cbiT gene encoding precorrin-6Y C5,15-methyltransferase (decarboxylating) subunit CbiT produces the protein MPPIALPHDAKAGPTKPEVRAVVHSKLALEDDDHFAEVGSCTGAITIDAARRAGDVTALERKAERLETTEKNLAANEESLRADVELRNAEAPEGLPDDADALFLGGSRNFEAVLDHAVDTEVDRIVMNVSRLEVAGKATEAFRERDILEEVVQFQVSHGYELAGATSFDSENPVYMLVGSATADSDGETEAEYQGENQ
- a CDS encoding cobyrinic acid a,c-diamide synthase, which encodes MNGFVLGGVSSGVGKTVATLSIVQALEDAGYSVQPAKAGPDFIDPSHHEAIAGRPSRTLDLWLCGEDGLERNYQRGEGDICVVEGVMGLYDGDGSSTAMVAEALDVPVVLVVDAKAGMESVAATALGFQQYADAAGRDIEVAGIVAQRAHGGRHEQGIRDALPDDLEFFGRIPPNPDLEIPDRHLGLEMGEEAALPREALREAAGTLEAERLAAMASEPAPPETPSESRPSVDARVAVADDAAFCFRYPATLERFRERAELVTFSPVAGDPVPECDGVYLPGGYPELHAEALESAGTLSELGRRASEGLPVLGECGGLMAMSQSLTTVEGESHEMAGILPADVTMHERYQALDHVELEASTGTLTAPAGETIRGHEFHYSSASVDADARFAFETVRGDGIDGEHDGLLEYDSLGTYVHVHAESGAFDRFLEALDA
- a CDS encoding cobalt-precorrin-7 (C(5))-methyltransferase, translating into MSGEYDLESGPDPATFAAGTAEPDIDEGSDDPVYAVGVGPGNQEFLTPRGRRAIREADVVVGFTTVVEFVEDLTDADLLTCGYKDEAEALETFGERVAAGESGTAVAMGDPNHSGYQFVGKVQDAVEREDLDTPVRVVPGISSIQLAASRARTPMEDTEFVTLHKSGDLEADMDRLAGAVVTDGRHLLALPRPYDRMPGDLARFLLEEGADPELEALVLEKLTHEDETIHRFTLAELSAHAGGDGPEETPFSDLVVLAVRQPV
- a CDS encoding cobalt-precorrin-4/precorrin-4 C(11)-methyltransferase, whose amino-acid sequence is MTETTTNDDAARPVATDGGDDPQQAIDAQGERRREELDDRIFEHNAGDEQEGIPFVGAGPGNPRLLTVAGKELLERADLVVHAGSLVNSELLEEYCAHAELVNSVGKDLEELIPLMRDSYEEGENVVRLHSGDPAIYGAALEQMDALEHEDVPTYFVPGVTSAFAASATLRTQLTLNEVSNHVAFTRPQGKTLTEEEDHISEFVGMGDVTSCIYLGTHAVRDTMDRLLEDGHDPETPVGVIYHASWPDEDVIIGTVGTIADKVEEAGYRASAMVVIGDAVTGAGYERSFLYGDWANRGSSGSSGETEASDD
- a CDS encoding ribonucleotide-diphosphate reductase subunit beta, encoding MPIEYSNREKSYELYRKGKQEGTWDPDHYDLEDDKEDWEQFSEAEQNRFLATCAGFYDGEEDVTRTLAPYMMALDALDNDEMPFDTVQEEMYLAQQVYEEAKHTDLFSRYFEEVFGTQNTDPYREGGYQEHGYSTDNLYDTADELLAAINSGDQQELVYSLGEAYLNYMGIVEAQLARSGYLSFDQMIDLKAKEMGRDIVLESFQESIGKVRQDETRHIENGRWVMKQLAIAEPDIVQDVYEPRIEEYVENRLLADVPMEMPFEGYDQAKIGKQTTQYLQDTIDYIGRERFEEYSDVRQVVQTARAAD
- a CDS encoding precorrin-8X methylmutase translates to MTEGERLKTDGGQEYEREYADLGATTQNAMDIAETSMDIVRQFVPDETLGDRIRQKSVHSMGDIEFQHLIEFTGSDDLGDDEDAPVRAGARAVLEESTIVTDITMSKAGITGRGHDCEKRKAIGNGAELAKETGMTRTAASVLELDKQGVYDGSIAVVGNAPTAAFALADCIENGTRPAAVVATPVGFVKAEESRQRIREISEEFDVPAITNVGRRGGSGLAAALTNELIHVAKDVRTDELELELTADERGDQNGGHEDGEDA
- a CDS encoding DUF1802 family protein; its protein translation is MNDTDTRTATTDARPALKERAGVVNALLEGTQTVLVRHPTLDPGTIDEPFVLYPSYSHQEPARYQSRYEGYYHRASTKPDAGVPIRAVAEVCEEHAVSSDDLEALARHYVYTPEGLRDKYDPDDDLRVLVLRVSELESPRLIEEQGSYRGCRAWISLVEAVDVSLESATPVLDDATFSERTAAVRDALD